ACATGCCGGTTGATTACGACCGGATCGCACGACATTGGCGACTGTGCCTGTCGGGCGGATTCCGGATTCCCGCCGATCTGCACCGCTTCTTCCGGGACCGTTTCAAGATTGCCATCCTCTCGATGTACGGATCGACGGAATTGCACGGCATTTCATTGACCCGCGAGGTTTCGGAAGATACGGACGATTGCGTCGGACGTCTTTTCAGGGGCGTCCAAGTGCGCATCGTGGACGAGACGATGAACGACGTGCCGTTGGGCGAGACCGGCGAAATTCTGGTCCGGACGCCGACACTGATGAAAGGCTACTGTGGAAATCCCGCCGAAACGGAAAAATCGGCATCGGCGGGATGGTTTCACACGGGCGACATGGGCCGGCGAAACCCGGACGGCCACTTATTTCTCACCGGCCGCATCAAGGACATGATCAACCGAAAAGGGATGAAAGTGTTTTCGGCACAAGTCGAAAGCGCCTTGCTGGCGCACCCCGCGATTGCGCGCGTCGCAGTGGTGGGAATACCCGACGAATTCGCCGGCGAAGAAGTCAAGGCCTTCGTTCAACTGCGCGACGGCCTCCAATGCAGCCCCGATGAATTGATCGCATGGGCCCGTGAACGAATCGCGGCTTACGCCTACCCGCGGCACGTCGAATTTGTGGACAACCTCCCCATCGGTCCGACCGGCAAAGTCCTCAAACACCTCCTCCCGCGCCGATAACCTCCCCGGCGCCGCACCGCCCCACTCCCAACCGGATTATTGCCGATCTGATTGAAAGGATAAATGGCGCGCTCGGCGCGACTCGAACGCGCGACCCCTAGCTCCGGAGGCTAGTGCTCTATCCAAACTGAGCTACGAGCGCGTGCCATGTGACGGAGAGGGATGTGATATCGCTCCCGGCATCTAAGGAAACTCTACACAATGCGGGCGTCTGAAAGCAAATCAAAGGAATTGCGCGACGGGGCAGCCGATGCAGGCAGGATTTTTTTCGCACCAGTCCTGGTAGATTTGCAAGAGGCCTTGTTGGAGGCGGAAGGTCATTTTCAGGGATGCGCCGGGTCCCGCGAGACGGGGCAGCATGATGCGTCCGATGCGGTTCTCGGCTTCTTTGGGCATGGCGGTGAAAAAGTCGAACACGCGTTCTTCGCGCGCCGGATTGTTGGCTTGCCGCGCAATGGCCAGTTCAGCGGGGATAAAGACGTTGCCGACGATGGAACGGATGCGTTCGGGGCCAATCAACGCGCATGGCCTTGCCATTGTCTTGCCGGTCCATGTGCAATGATTGGCCCAATACCCCATGGGCGCCGGGAACAATGCCTCGAAGGCGGATAGTCTGGATTTGGGCGTGCAGTCTTCGCGCCAGATCGTCTCGACGGTTTCGAGTAGTCCCGCGCGGGCTGTATGGGCCAAAACCCGCGCGGCGCCGGCCAGGCGTCGTTCGGGATTGTTCACCGGCCGCACGCCGGCGCCCGTCCATTCGAGCGGAAGCGGCTTGAGTCCCGGCAGGGCTTCCCGAAGCAGGCCGCGCAGGCGTCCGAAATGCGGCACGGCATGCGTTTCTTCGGGCAAATCGTCCGGGAAAAGCCCCGCGATGCGCAGCAGGGCCGCTTCGAGCAGCAGGGGATCCTGCCGGGCCAATTGGCGCACGCGCCCATAATGAAATTGGCGCGCCAAGGCGTTGAAGTGATGCTTGAAGTGTCCGTAGCCGCAGGCCGTCATGAACGCTTCGTACAAAGCCTGTTCGGTTCCCGCCCGCTCCATCCGTTCCCGAAGTGTCCGCGCCTTGGTGAGAATCCGCCACTCGCCCGCAAGTCCCAGCATACGCGCCACGGCGTGCATGCCTTTTTGCCCGGCCAGTTCCGAACACTTGCCGCCTGTGTTCTCCGCGCGAAACGGATAATCGTCCATGAGCAGTCGGCCGGCCAACACTTGGATGTCTTCTTCGAGAAACCGCGAAAGGAGCAGGACCGGTATGCGGCGTCCCTTGCTTGTGCGGGGCGGCGCCGGGGGCGGAGTGCGCTCGAGCGTCACGGCCAGCGCCACATGGTCGTAGCGATCGTCCAGATGATGGCCGTGCTGCATCCAGCCTCCGTGATCGAGGTGGATCTCGACGTCCCCCGTTACCCGCTCGCCGGCCAGCTCTATCTGCGCGCCTTTGAAATCCGGCCCTTCGCCGCGATTCCACCACCCCGCCGAGACAACGCGCAACGCGCGGCCATCGTCCACGCAAAGTCCGCGATCCGTGAAGAGGTGATCGTACCACAGGCAGCGGACGGCCTCCTCGGTGACAGGCGTCGTTTCGGAAACATGGGACGCGTGTTGCATGGCGCGCAAATGGCCGTATTTTTCCGAAAAACGTCGGTCCGATCCGGTGCAATCCATGCCGGGTTCCTTGTGATGCCGATCCATGTACGTTCAACTTACCGTTTGGCGCGGGCGATTTCAATGCCGCAAACGCGGGATTGGCGCGCAAGCGGAAAGTAGGGTATGCTTGACGCATGAGCATTTCATTGCCGCTGGTATCGGTCGTGTTTCCGTGCCTCAACGAGGAAGGCACGATTGGGCGTTGTGTGGACGCGGCGCGCACAGCCCTCGACGCGGCGGGCATCGAGGCGGAAATCGTCGTCGCGGACAACGGTTCGACGGATGCGTCGCGCCGCGTCGCGGAGGAGGCGGGCGCCCGTGTCGTTGACGCTGACGCGCCGGGTTACGGCAGCGCGTTGCGCGCCGGACTCCGTGCGGCGGAAGGCCGGTATCTTGTTTTCCTCGACGCGGACATGTCCTATGACTGCGGCGATATCCCGCGTTTTGTCGAGGCGTTGCGCGATGGCGCGGACCTCGTCATGGGATCGCGTTTTCGCGGGGGAATCGATCCCGGCGCCATGCCGCGATCGCACCGTTACTTCGGTACGCCGGCGATGACTCTGCTGGCCAACCTGTTGTTCGGTAGCCGCATCACCGACATCAACTGCGGGATGCGCGCCATTACCCGCGAGGCGTTCGACCGCCTGGATCTGCGTTCGCAGGGCATGGAATTCGCCTCGGAGATGGTGATCAAGGCCGCACGGGCCAAACTCGACATCCGGGAAATCCCGATTGTCTTCCATGCGGACCAGCGCGGACGCCGTCCGCACCTGCGATCGTTTCGCGACGGCTGGCGGCATCTCCAACTCATGCTGCATTTCTGTTCGATGTGGCTTTTTCTCGTGCCGGGGATGCTGCTGTTGGGAGGCAATTTCGCCGCGATTGTCGCCGTTTCGTTCGATTGCGTCGTGAGTTTCGTCACGTATCTGGTCGCACTATCGGGCACTATCGTCGGGACACAGCTTCTCCTGTTGGGCTTGAGCGCCCAAGGCCGTGTGCCGTACTCGAAATATGCGCCATTGGCCGGCCGCCCGCTGGTGCGCATGTTCCGATCCTGGATACGGATCGAGAAGGCCCTTGTCCTAGGTGCTGTCGCCACGGCCATCGGAGCCGCCATGCTGGGTTATGGAATTTTGCACGTTTATTGGCGCCCCTCCACATTTTGGCCGTCGTCGTCTCTGCCGGGAATTGTCGAATTCAATCCTGCGCCGATTCGGCTGGCGCTGATTGGCGTGGCAATCTTTGCCAATGGCCTTCAGGTTTTTTTCACATCGTTGATTATGGGTTTGTTTGGTCTTCGTCTTGCCGAAGACGAACCGGCAATGAACAGGAACGACCACGGATGAGGAAATCGCGGATCGCGGATTGCCTATCGGACGGATCCGTCGGATTCCCTGTAGCCCGCGGCCTGAAGCCTGAAGCCTGGAGTCACCGCTTTCAATGAAAGTCGTGTTCGTGCTTCCCCCGTATGATTACTCGCGCAGCGTCGGCAACACGCGCAAGAAGGTCCAGATCGGCCTGCTGCCGCCGTTGGGCGTGGGATACCTCGCGGCGTACCTCGAAGCCCGCGGCCATGAAGCCGTGCTGGTGGACGCAATCGCGGAACAATTGAATGTGCCGGAGGCCGCGGAAGCCGTGGCGCGTTTGAACCCCGGGCTCGTGGGAATATCGTCGTTCACAACCATGGGCGAGAACACGTCCTACGCGCTGGCCGAGGCGATCAAAAAACGACTTCCGGACACCCCGATCGTCATGGGCGGTCCCCATGTCACGTCGTTCGCGGATCGTATCCTCGGTGAATGTCCGCACGTGGATGTGCTCGTTCCCGGCGACGGCGAGGTGGCGCTCGGCGAACTGGTCGAACGGTTCCAACGCGGCCAGACCCCCGCGGACGTGTCCGGCATCCTTTATCGGGACGAACGCGGACAGGCCATTGCCACGCCGCTTGCCGAATGCGTTCGCGACATAGACCAATTTCCGCATCCCGCGCGGCACATCTACAAACACGAACTGTATTGCCCCCTACCGAGCCTGAGCGCGCGGCGGCCCGTGACCTCCGCCATCACGTCGCGCGGCTGCCCGTGGGCGCGTTGCCGGTTCTGTTATCAGGGCGGCGACTACGCCGCGCCGTACCGCCGCCGTTCGCCCGAAAACGTCGCGGACGAAATCGCGCGGCTCGTGGCGGATTGGGGTATCCGCAACGTCGTTTTCTGGGACGACAACTTCTGTGTGATGCCCGAATGGATTGATCGTTTCTGCGAT
The sequence above is drawn from the Candidatus Hydrogenedentota bacterium genome and encodes:
- a CDS encoding glycosyltransferase family 2 protein; translation: MSISLPLVSVVFPCLNEEGTIGRCVDAARTALDAAGIEAEIVVADNGSTDASRRVAEEAGARVVDADAPGYGSALRAGLRAAEGRYLVFLDADMSYDCGDIPRFVEALRDGADLVMGSRFRGGIDPGAMPRSHRYFGTPAMTLLANLLFGSRITDINCGMRAITREAFDRLDLRSQGMEFASEMVIKAARAKLDIREIPIVFHADQRGRRPHLRSFRDGWRHLQLMLHFCSMWLFLVPGMLLLGGNFAAIVAVSFDCVVSFVTYLVALSGTIVGTQLLLLGLSAQGRVPYSKYAPLAGRPLVRMFRSWIRIEKALVLGAVATAIGAAMLGYGILHVYWRPSTFWPSSSLPGIVEFNPAPIRLALIGVAIFANGLQVFFTSLIMGLFGLRLAEDEPAMNRNDHG
- a CDS encoding DUF2851 family protein; its protein translation is MDCTGSDRRFSEKYGHLRAMQHASHVSETTPVTEEAVRCLWYDHLFTDRGLCVDDGRALRVVSAGWWNRGEGPDFKGAQIELAGERVTGDVEIHLDHGGWMQHGHHLDDRYDHVALAVTLERTPPPAPPRTSKGRRIPVLLLSRFLEEDIQVLAGRLLMDDYPFRAENTGGKCSELAGQKGMHAVARMLGLAGEWRILTKARTLRERMERAGTEQALYEAFMTACGYGHFKHHFNALARQFHYGRVRQLARQDPLLLEAALLRIAGLFPDDLPEETHAVPHFGRLRGLLREALPGLKPLPLEWTGAGVRPVNNPERRLAGAARVLAHTARAGLLETVETIWREDCTPKSRLSAFEALFPAPMGYWANHCTWTGKTMARPCALIGPERIRSIVGNVFIPAELAIARQANNPAREERVFDFFTAMPKEAENRIGRIMLPRLAGPGASLKMTFRLQQGLLQIYQDWCEKNPACIGCPVAQFL
- a CDS encoding radical SAM protein codes for the protein MKVVFVLPPYDYSRSVGNTRKKVQIGLLPPLGVGYLAAYLEARGHEAVLVDAIAEQLNVPEAAEAVARLNPGLVGISSFTTMGENTSYALAEAIKKRLPDTPIVMGGPHVTSFADRILGECPHVDVLVPGDGEVALGELVERFQRGQTPADVSGILYRDERGQAIATPLAECVRDIDQFPHPARHIYKHELYCPLPSLSARRPVTSAITSRGCPWARCRFCYQGGDYAAPYRRRSPENVADEIARLVADWGIRNVVFWDDNFCVMPEWIDRFCDLLDQQGRPIVWSVLARANTVTRAMLERMARSGCYSVQYGIESGSEAILQLIRKGITRDQCRDAVRWAREAGMDTRAFFVLGFPTETPEMADETIAFACELNFDYVVFFSYHRHPGTELAEFALDHGRDGPYKGQHLPSFVPDTYPDEEALARKIKEAYRRYYLRPAYIRRLTARTLRNPGLVVNHLRGFYYWLGLMVRR